The DNA window AGTACTACGGCGGCACCCGCCTTTCCCGAGACCCGGCGAAGCGCTACGACCTGCTGTATCCGTTCCTTGAGATCACGACGACGCTCGATCCGCGATTCAACATCGCGTACCGCTTCGGGTCGATCTTCCTGGCGGAGCCGTTTCCGGGTGGCGCCGGGCGGACCGACCAGGCCGTGGCTCTGCTGAAGAAGGGGTTTCAAGCCAACCCGGATCGGTGGCAGTACCTGCAGGATATCGGCTTCATCTACTACTGGTGGCAGAATGACTACCGCCAGGCGGCGATGTGGTTCGCGAAGGCCAGTGAGATCCCGGGGACGCCGTGGTGGCTGCGGTCGCTGGCGGCCGTCACGGCCACGCAGGGGGGCGACCGTCGGAGTTCGCGGATGCTGTGGCAGTCGCTGCGCGACACGGCCGACAACGACTGGATCCGCAATAATGCCGTCCTTCGGCTCGGGCAACTCGACGCGCTCGATGCCATCGACGCCCTGACGCGTGTCGTGCGAGACTACGCGTCGAGAACGGGGCGGGTGCCCGACTCGTGGGAGCCGTTGATCCGCCTTGGAGTCGTCAGGGCAACGCCGCTCGATCCGGCCGGTGTGCCGTTCGCGATCGACGCCGGCAGCGGCGCGGTCACGCTGTCGCCCCAATCGCCACTCAACCCGTTGCCCGTGGGCGCGCACGCGGATCAGCCCGCCCGCTGAAGGGGCCGATGCCTGTCGCCATCGCCGCGCTGTTCGGCCTGATCATCGGCAGCTTTCTGAACGTCTGCATCTACCGGCTGCCGCGCAACCTCTCCATCGTCTGGCCCGCGTCGCGGTGCACGACCTGCAATCGCAACCTCAGCTGGTACGAGAACATCCCGGTCCTGAGCTGGACGGTCCTTGGCGGACGATGCCGGACCTGTGGTGAGCGGATCAGCGTGGTCTACCCGATCGTCGAGATTGCGACGGCGGTCGTTTTCGCGCTGACGTACGCGGCGTTCGGCGCGACGCCGCTGTTCGCCGTACGTCTCCTGTTCGGATGCGCCATGATCGTGCTGTTCGTCATCGATCTGCAGCACCAGATACTGCCCAACGAAATCACGCTGCCGGGCATCGTGGTGGGCCTCGCGGCGAGCACGTTCGTCGAGCCGGGGCTGGCTGAGGCTGTCATCGGTGCGGTGGCGGGCGGCGGGGCACTGTGGCTCGTGGCCTGGGGGTACGAGCGACTGCGGCACCGGCAGGGCATGGGATTTGGCGACGTCAAGATGCTGGCGATGATCGGCGCGTTCCTCGGCTGGAAGCTGATGCTGCTCACGCTCATGGCGGCGTCGCTCACGGGCTCGCTGGTGGCCGTTGCGCTCCTGCTGGCCGGTCGCGCCGATTCGCAGTCGAGACTCCCGCTCGGGACGTTCCTGGCGCTGGCCGCGGTGCCGGTCTGCCTGCGCGGACAGGCCATCATCGACTGGTACGTCACGCTCTACCGTTAGCGGATCGACGACCACCCGGCAACATCGACTGACAAGCAACATCGACTGACAATGAACCCATCAGCCTATGCCCTCGTCGGATTGACCGCGCTCGTGGCCGCGCTCGTGGGGACACTCGTCTTTGCGGTCCTGCGCTTCGGTTCGGCGGTTCGCGACGTGCGTCGGCAACTCCACGAGGGTAATGCCGAGCGTGCGTTCGTTGCCGCCGCGCTCGAGGATTCGCTCCGGAACCTCAAGAACCAGGAGCGCGCGATGGCGGCGCGCGCCGAGACGTCCGAGCGCCTCAGTGCCGAGATCATCACGAGCCTGGCCAGCGGCCTGCTCGTCGTCAGCCTCGACGGCGACGTGCGCATGCTGAACCCGGCGGGCCGGCGGATCCTGCGACTGACGACGGTCTCGCCGGCCATCGGGTTCAGGGCGCTGCTGGCCGATGCGGCACCGCTGGCGGACCTTGTGGACGAGTGCCTGACCACCGCCGGCCCAATCGTTCGACGGGCCGTGCCGTTGAGGCGGCCGGACGGCAGCGTCATGCACGTCGGCGTGACCGCCTCGCCGCTGTGCGACGAACAGGGTTCGCTGCAAGGGGCGATCTGCCTGTTCTCGGATCTCACGGCGGTGGTCGAGCTCGAGGAACAGCTGCGGCTGAAGGAGACGCTGGCGCGGCTGGGCGAGCTGACGGCGGGGTTGGCGCACGAATTCCGCAACGGTCTGGCGACCATCCACGGCTATGCCCGGCTCATCGACCCATCGCAACTCACGCCGGCCCCCGCAACCTACGTCCAGGGGATCCGCGACGAGACCGAGGCGCTCGGGCAGGTGGTCACGAATTTCCTGAACTTCGCGAAGCCGGCGCAGT is part of the Vicinamibacterales bacterium genome and encodes:
- a CDS encoding prepilin peptidase produces the protein MPVAIAALFGLIIGSFLNVCIYRLPRNLSIVWPASRCTTCNRNLSWYENIPVLSWTVLGGRCRTCGERISVVYPIVEIATAVVFALTYAAFGATPLFAVRLLFGCAMIVLFVIDLQHQILPNEITLPGIVVGLAASTFVEPGLAEAVIGAVAGGGALWLVAWGYERLRHRQGMGFGDVKMLAMIGAFLGWKLMLLTLMAASLTGSLVAVALLLAGRADSQSRLPLGTFLALAAVPVCLRGQAIIDWYVTLYR
- a CDS encoding ATP-binding protein produces the protein MNPSAYALVGLTALVAALVGTLVFAVLRFGSAVRDVRRQLHEGNAERAFVAAALEDSLRNLKNQERAMAARAETSERLSAEIITSLASGLLVVSLDGDVRMLNPAGRRILRLTTVSPAIGFRALLADAAPLADLVDECLTTAGPIVRRAVPLRRPDGSVMHVGVTASPLCDEQGSLQGAICLFSDLTAVVELEEQLRLKETLARLGELTAGLAHEFRNGLATIHGYARLIDPSQLTPAPATYVQGIRDETEALGQVVTNFLNFAKPAQLTLVPVDIGHLIARVTDEFRAEVEARHGTLEMRGTFSTVDGDEVLLRQAFANLLRNALDACAGTAVAPRLVVDGVIDPAQHLLRVSVCDNGPGIDPAMREKVFRPFFTTKGHGTGLGLALVQKIIVTHNGRIAASESETGGATFQIVLPLSGAS